The Chitiniphilus purpureus sequence ACCCGGCCTTCGGTGTCGTAGCCCTGGATCGCCACATTGGGGGTGTTGTCGATGATGGCGCGCAGCGCCCGCAGTGCGTTTTCGCGCGCGGCTTCCGCCTCCTTGCGTGCGCTGATGTCCAGCAGCACGCCGTCGATCGCGCGCTGGCTGCCCAACTGCGTGGTGCGGCCGCGCTCGTAGACCCAGCGCAACTGGCCGTCCGGGCGCAGCAGCCGGTATTCGAGTTCGTAGGTTTCGTCGCCGATCAAGGCATGTTGGATCCGCCGCCGCACCTGGTCGCGGTCATCCGGGTGGATCAGGTCGGAAAACCGCTGCTGGCGGTTGTCGACCAGTGCGGCCGGCGGCAACCCGGTCAGCATTTCGATCGCCGGACTCAGATAGATCATGTGCCAGGTACGGTCGATCTGGCAGCGGAATACCGCGCCGGGCATCTGGTCGACCAGCGTGCGGTAGTGCGTCTCGCTCTCCATCAGCAGATCGCGCGCGCTTTTGAGCTCCTGCTCGCGCTGGTAGCTGCGCCGGTAGAGTTCGAGCAGGATCAGTGCCGCAGCACCCAGTGCCAGCGCCAGCACCAGGCCGCCGTAGCGGATCGCCGCTGACAGCCACTGGGTGTAGCGTGCGGTACCGCTCTGCATCGGCAGCACGTCCCAATACCAGTACCAGGTGCTGCTGGCGCGGTGCATGCTCATCGGGATGGTGAACCGGCTGCCGGGGAACGGGGTGGCCGTGCCGCGCAGGAAGACCGGTGGCGAGCCCAGCGGGGCGAGTGCCAGGCGCAGCTGGAGATGGTCGGTGGACAGCGTGCGGAACATATCGTTGAAGTCGATCACGGTCAGCACCAGCGCGCGCCGTCCCTGGCGCAGCAGCGGATAGGCGTGGTAGGCGCGCCAGCCGCCGTCCGCATTGCGGAACGGTGGGCTCAGATAGGTGCCACGGTTGCCGGGTACGGCATAGCGCAGCAGCCAGGTCAGGCCAGGGGTGCGATCTGGATTGAAGCCCGGCAGCGGGGTGCCGGCCCGATGCACCACGCGCAGCTGCTGGCTGTCGTTTTCCTGCAGATAGGCGATCGGCATCCGGCTGTCCTCGTCGGCCGCCGACTGCATCACTTCGGCCGCCCGCTGGAATTCGGCGGCGCTGACCGAATCCGAACTCAGGAACAACGCGGCCATGCCGCGCAGCGCCTGACGCCGGGTGTCCAGCCAGCCCATCAGCAGCGTGGTGTTGCGCCGCGCTTCGTGCTCGGCGCGCAGGTGCAGGTTCTCGCGTGGCGCCTGTTCGATGCGCCAGGACGCGAACAGGCCGGCGGCGCCGATCGCCAGTGCCAGCGTGACCACCAACAGACGCAGCATGAAGAACGCAGGGGAGCGATAGGCCATGGTGATCGGGAGCAGGCGCGCGGCGCCTAAGGGCTCCTATCTTGATACGCCACCATGCATGCCCCCGGCAAGCCGCAGGCAGGTGACGGGTTCAGCCGGGTGGGCCTGAGAGCGCGTGTAGCCGGTCTTGCAGCAGCAGCAGATCGCGCCAGGCGCGAGCCTTGTCGGGCAGGTTGCGCAGCAGGTAGGCCGGGTGATAGCCCACCACCACCGGAATGCCGTTCACCGCATGCATCTTGCCGCGCAGCGCACCCACCGGGGCGTCGGTCTGCAGCAGGGTCTGGATGGCGAAGCGCCCGACCGCGAAGATCAGCCGGGGTTGGATCAGCTCGATCTGGCGTGCCAGCAGCGGTGCACACTGCATCACTTCCTCAGGCTGCGGATTGCGGTTGCCCGGCGGGCGGCATTTGAGCACGTTGGCGATGAACACGCGCTCGCCGCGCCGTTCACCGATCGCCGCCAGCATATTGTCGAGCAGCTTGCCTGCCGCTCCCACGAACGGTTCGCCCAGCTTGTCCTCCTCAGCGCCGGGGGCCTCGCCGACCACCAGCAGCGGTGCCTGCGGGTTGCCCACGCCGAATACCGCCTGCTTGCGGCTCTTGCACAGTCCGCAGGCGGTGCAGTCGGCCACGGTCTGCTGCAACGTGGCCCAATCCTGCCGGGCGATGTCCTGCACCCGGGCATTGGCGCCCTCATGCAGCAGCGCAAGGGTAGCCTGCACGCCGGTGGTGGCCCGGACCGGCGGGGATGCCGGCACCGGCACCTTGGGCAGCGATGCCGCGCCGGCCGGCGGCTGGTGTTGCAGTGCGGCGGCAAGGGCCGCGGCGGCTGCGGGTGGACGGGCCGGTTCCGGTTCGGGGGGCATGGCAGCGACGTCGGCATGGGCCGGCGCGGCGGGTTCCGGTGCGGCAGCGGTCGCCAGCAGCGCAGGGCGTACCCACAGCGGAGTCAGGCCCAGTTCCGCAAGCACGCGTTCACGCCGGCTCATGCGTCGGCCTGCCCAAGGCTGAACGCGTACAGGCGCGCATCCTCGCGCCCGCCGCCGGTCCGCGGGTAGTAGCCGCGCCGATAGCCGGTTTCGATGCCGCCGGCGGATTCATAGAGTGCCTGCGCCGCCCGGTTGCCGGCACGCACCTCCAGAAACAGCGAGGCGCCGCCGCTGGCCGCAAGGTGCTGGCGCAATGCCGTCAGCAACTGTCGCCCCAGTCCCCGGCGCTGTTGCACAGGGTCGACGGCGATCGCCAGCAGCTCCGCCTCGTCCAGCACCCGGCTCGCCACGGCGAAACCGACCAGGCAGCCCTCTATCTCCAGCCCCAGGCACAGGTGGTCGCGCAGCGAGTCGCGCCAGTTGTCGGGGTGCCAGGGGTGCGAATTGGTGGCGGCATCCAGGTGCAGCAGCACCGGCAGGTCAGCTTCGGTCAGCGGGCGCAGCGTCATGGTTTAGCCCGCTCGTGGGTCTTGAGCGCGACCTTGTCGCGCAGATAGACGAGCGGCGCGGCCTCGGGCGGCAGCGCGGCACCGCTTGCGAACAGCGGCAGCGCCAGTTCCAGCACCGCGCGCGCGTGGGGGAAGCGCTGCGGCTCGGTGGTGGCCAGCTGCGGGCCCAGCTGGGCGCAAAGCGCGGCTTCGTATGCGGCAAAGCCGCTGCCCACGCCATGCCAGCCTGCACCCGGGGGCAGAGGGACCGCGTCCGGGTCGCACACCGTGGCGGCAACGATTTCGTGCCAGGATGTACCGTCGCGCTCGAACGCCGCGGCGTACACCTGGTTCATCCGGGCGTCGATCGCGGCATAGATCCGCTCGGCCGGGCTGGCCGCAGCCAGTGCCGCCAGCGTCGAGACCCCGACCAGCTTCACGCCCAGCCCGAAGGCGAGCCCTTGCGCGATGCCGCAGCCGATCCGCAATCCAGTGAACGAGCCCGGACCCATGCCATAGGCGATGCCGGCAAGGTCGGCGCGCGTGATGCCGGCCTCGGTCAGCAGCGCCTCCAGCTCGGGCAGCGTGCGTTCGGCATGGCGCTGTCCCACATGCCAGTCGCGTGCGACGACGCCGTGGGGGGTGGAGACGGCGAGCGACAGGTATTCGCTGGAGGTGTCGAGCGCGAGATAGGCCATCGGGAGCACTGTGGAAAAACTGTGGCTGATTCTACCACGCAGGGCTGGCCGGCCATGCCGCCCGCGGCAGCGTCGTTTATGATCCGGGGCATGCTGCTGCGCCTGCTGCCCGTCTTGCTGTTGTTGTGTTTGCCGTCTGCGTTCGGCGCGCATGCGGTGGCGCTCGGCTATGAGCCCAAGTATCCGCCTGGTTTTGCGCATTTCGACTACGTGAATCCCGACGCGCCCAAGGGTGGCAGCCTCACCTTGCCCAACCCGGACCGGCGTACCAGTTTCGACAGCTTCAACCCTTTCATCGTCAAAGGCACGTCGGCCGCGGGGCTGGCCGCGCTGATGTTCGAGAGCCTGCTCCTCACCAGCAGTGACGAGCCTGCGTCGGGTTATGGCCTGTTGGCCGACGATGTGGCGGTGGCGGCCGATGGCCTGTCGGTCACCTTCCGGCTTCACCCCAAGGCGCGCTTTTCCAACGGCGATCCGGTCCTGGCCGCCGACGTGAAGCACAGTTTCGACACCCTGGTGAGCCGCCATGCCGCCCCGCAGTTCCGAGCCATGCTGGCCGACGTGAAGGCCGTGCGCGTGCTGGACGCGCGCCGCGTACGCTACGACTTTGCCCGCAACAACCCGGAATTGCCGTTGCTGATCGGCACCCTGCCGGTGTTCTCGCGCAAATGGGGCGGCGGTGCGCGGATAGACCAGATTGCGCTCACGCCGCCGTTGACGAGCGGCCCTTACCTGATCGAGCGCTACCGCAGCGGGCGCGAGATCACCTACCAGCGCAATCCGGCCTATTGGGGCGCTGCGCTGCCCACCCGCCGCGGCATGTTCAACTTCGAACGCATCACCTACCGCTACTACAAGGACGAGGTGGCGCGGCTGGAGGCGTTCAAGGCCGGCGAGTTCGACTTCATCGTCGAGAACAGCGCCAAGAACTGGGCGCGGCAATACACCGGGCCGAAGTTCCGCGGTGGCGAGCTGATCAAGCGCCTGCTCCCGCATCGCAACACCGCCGGTATGCAGGGCTTCATCCTCAATACCCGCAAGCCGCAGTTCGCCGACCCACGGGTGCGGCGCGCGCTGGCGCTGGCGCTGGACTTCGAGTGGCTCAACCGGCAGTACTTCTACAACCAGTACACCCGGATCTACAGCTATTGGTCCAACAGTGAGCTGGCGGCGCGCGGTGCGCCGGATGCCGACGAGCTGCGCCTGCTGGCGCCGTTGCGCGCGCAGCTGGCGCCGGCGGTGTTCGGCCCGGTGCCCGAGCCGGTCACCACCCGCGCGCCACACTCGCTGCGCGCCAACCTGATCGAGGCACGTAAGCTCCTCGCCCAGGCCGGCTGGACCTACCGCGACGGCGCCTTGCGCAACCGGCACGGCCAGCCGTTCGAATTCGAGTTCGTGGACGACAGCGGACCGATGCTGCGGGTGTTCCTGGCATATGCACGCAACCTGGAAAAGCTCGGCATCCGCGCGCAGGTGCGCAACGTCGACTATGCGCTCTACCAGCGGCGGATGGACGAGTTCGATTTCGACATGACCACGCTGCGCTTTCCGGACAGCCAGAGCCCGGGCAACGAGCTATACGACTACTACGGCAGCAAGGCGGCCGACACCCGGGCGAGCGGCAATTTCACCGGCGTGAAGAGCCCGGCCGTGGACAGGCTGATCGACGCGGTGGTCACCAGCGCCACGCGCGCCGAGCGGGTGGTGGCGGTGCGCGCGCTGGACCGGGTGCTGCGCCATGGCGTCTACGTGATCCCCCACTGGTTCAGCGCCGAGCACCGGGTAGCGTATCGCAACCGTCTCGCCTATCCGGGCCGCTTGCCGCTGTACTACTCGCCCGAGCCATGGATGGTGGCGACCTGGTGGATGAAATGAACCGGTGCCGCAACGCGCGCAAGGAGCGCCGATGATCCGCTACATCTGCAAACGGCTGCTCTTGATGGTGCCGACGCTGTTCGGCGTGCTGCTGATGGCGTTCGTGGTGGTGCAGTTCGTGCCCGGCGGGCCGGTGGAGCAGTTGCTGCATGAGCTGAAAGGCCGGGGCAGCAGCGAGGCGGCTGGCGGTGGCGGGGGAGGGCTCTACCAGGGGCAGAAGGGCCTGGATGCCGACCAGCTGGCGCAGCTGCGTGCCCAGTTCGGGTTCGATCAGCCGGCGCCGGTGCGCTTCTGGATCATGCTCAAGCGTTACGCCACCTTCGACCTGGGCGAGAGCTATTACCACCATCAGAGCGTGTGGGCGCTGCTGATCGACAAGCTGCCAGTGTCGATCTCGCTCGGGATGTGGACCTTCGTGCTGA is a genomic window containing:
- a CDS encoding PAS domain-containing sensor histidine kinase, with the translated sequence MAYRSPAFFMLRLLVVTLALAIGAAGLFASWRIEQAPRENLHLRAEHEARRNTTLLMGWLDTRRQALRGMAALFLSSDSVSAAEFQRAAEVMQSAADEDSRMPIAYLQENDSQQLRVVHRAGTPLPGFNPDRTPGLTWLLRYAVPGNRGTYLSPPFRNADGGWRAYHAYPLLRQGRRALVLTVIDFNDMFRTLSTDHLQLRLALAPLGSPPVFLRGTATPFPGSRFTIPMSMHRASSTWYWYWDVLPMQSGTARYTQWLSAAIRYGGLVLALALGAAALILLELYRRSYQREQELKSARDLLMESETHYRTLVDQMPGAVFRCQIDRTWHMIYLSPAIEMLTGLPPAALVDNRQQRFSDLIHPDDRDQVRRRIQHALIGDETYELEYRLLRPDGQLRWVYERGRTTQLGSQRAIDGVLLDISARKEAEAARENALRALRAIIDNTPNVAIQGYDTEGRVLFWNHASEKLFGWNEAEAVGRRAADFMFSEVDHHNFVGVLHHIAATGEATEPTEWPVTRRDGRIAWTLSTQFAIDLENGRTGFVCMDVDITVRKQYEDELRLARDRLEEAVAERTRALQAANEELRQAMNQLVQSEKLASLGSLVAGIAHELNTPLGNTVTVSSTLKEKVAEFRTRLDGDRLKRSDLASFVDTCGEAAALIEKGAQRASELISNFKQVAVDTASTRRRDFDLKQTVTEVLSTLRPQFKHTPHRVVLDLPEGIRLQSYPGPLEQVLTNLVTNSLTHGFAASEAGVIRIHAGRIDERELHLIYEDNGCGIPQTLRSRVFDPFFTTRLGQGGSGLGLYIVYNLVHRILGGRLELDEAAQGGVRFTLILPRNAPQPQEHTTHEFHS
- a CDS encoding uracil-DNA glycosylase, with the translated sequence MSRRERVLAELGLTPLWVRPALLATAAAPEPAAPAHADVAAMPPEPEPARPPAAAAALAAALQHQPPAGAASLPKVPVPASPPVRATTGVQATLALLHEGANARVQDIARQDWATLQQTVADCTACGLCKSRKQAVFGVGNPQAPLLVVGEAPGAEEDKLGEPFVGAAGKLLDNMLAAIGERRGERVFIANVLKCRPPGNRNPQPEEVMQCAPLLARQIELIQPRLIFAVGRFAIQTLLQTDAPVGALRGKMHAVNGIPVVVGYHPAYLLRNLPDKARAWRDLLLLQDRLHALSGPPG
- the rimI gene encoding ribosomal protein S18-alanine N-acetyltransferase encodes the protein MTLRPLTEADLPVLLHLDAATNSHPWHPDNWRDSLRDHLCLGLEIEGCLVGFAVASRVLDEAELLAIAVDPVQQRRGLGRQLLTALRQHLAASGGASLFLEVRAGNRAAQALYESAGGIETGYRRGYYPRTGGGREDARLYAFSLGQADA
- the tsaB gene encoding tRNA (adenosine(37)-N6)-threonylcarbamoyltransferase complex dimerization subunit type 1 TsaB; this encodes MAYLALDTSSEYLSLAVSTPHGVVARDWHVGQRHAERTLPELEALLTEAGITRADLAGIAYGMGPGSFTGLRIGCGIAQGLAFGLGVKLVGVSTLAALAAASPAERIYAAIDARMNQVYAAAFERDGTSWHEIVAATVCDPDAVPLPPGAGWHGVGSGFAAYEAALCAQLGPQLATTEPQRFPHARAVLELALPLFASGAALPPEAAPLVYLRDKVALKTHERAKP
- a CDS encoding extracellular solute-binding protein, which translates into the protein MLLRLLPVLLLLCLPSAFGAHAVALGYEPKYPPGFAHFDYVNPDAPKGGSLTLPNPDRRTSFDSFNPFIVKGTSAAGLAALMFESLLLTSSDEPASGYGLLADDVAVAADGLSVTFRLHPKARFSNGDPVLAADVKHSFDTLVSRHAAPQFRAMLADVKAVRVLDARRVRYDFARNNPELPLLIGTLPVFSRKWGGGARIDQIALTPPLTSGPYLIERYRSGREITYQRNPAYWGAALPTRRGMFNFERITYRYYKDEVARLEAFKAGEFDFIVENSAKNWARQYTGPKFRGGELIKRLLPHRNTAGMQGFILNTRKPQFADPRVRRALALALDFEWLNRQYFYNQYTRIYSYWSNSELAARGAPDADELRLLAPLRAQLAPAVFGPVPEPVTTRAPHSLRANLIEARKLLAQAGWTYRDGALRNRHGQPFEFEFVDDSGPMLRVFLAYARNLEKLGIRAQVRNVDYALYQRRMDEFDFDMTTLRFPDSQSPGNELYDYYGSKAADTRASGNFTGVKSPAVDRLIDAVVTSATRAERVVAVRALDRVLRHGVYVIPHWFSAEHRVAYRNRLAYPGRLPLYYSPEPWMVATWWMK